In Cynocephalus volans isolate mCynVol1 chromosome 3, mCynVol1.pri, whole genome shotgun sequence, one DNA window encodes the following:
- the RPS9 gene encoding small ribosomal subunit protein uS4: MPVARSWVCRKTYVTPRRPFEKSRLDQELKLIGEYGLRNKREVWRVKFTLAKIRKAARELLTLDEKDPRRLFEGNALLRRLVRIGVLDEGKMKLDYILGLKIEDFLERRLQTQVFKLGLAKSIHHARVLIRQRHIRVRKQVVNIPSFIVRLDSQKHIDFSLRSPYGGGRPGRVKRKNAKKGQGGAGAGDDEEED; the protein is encoded by the exons ATGCCGGTGGCTCGGAGCTGGGTTTGTCGCAAGACCTACGTGACCCCGCGGAGACCTTTCGAGAAATCCCGCCTTGATCAAGAACTGAAGTTGATCG GCGAGTATGGGCTCCGGAACAAACGTGAGGTCTGGAGGGTGAAATTTACTCTGGCCAAGATTCGCAAGGCCGCCCGGGAGCTGCTGACGCTGGACGAGAAGGACCCACGGCGTCTGTTTGAAG GCAATGCTCTGCTGCGGCGACTTGTCCGCATAGGGGTGTTGGACGAGGGCAAGATGAAGCTGGATTACATCCTGGGCCTGAAGATTGAAGATTTCTTAGAGAGGCGCCTGCAGACCCAGGTGTTCAAACTGGGCTTGGCCAAGTCCATCCACCACGCCCGTGTGCTCATCCGCCAGCGCCATATCAG GGTCCGCAAGCAAGTGGTGAACATCCCATCCTTCATTGTCCGCCTGGACTCCCAGAAGCACATCGACTTCTCCCTCCGCTCTCCATATGGGGGTGGCCGCCCAGGCCGTGTGAAGAGGAAGAACGCCAAGAAGGGCCAGGGTGGGGCTGGAGCTGGTGATGACGAGGAGGAGGATTAA
- the TSEN34 gene encoding tRNA-splicing endonuclease subunit Sen34 — protein sequence MLVVEVANGRSLVWGAEAVQALRERLGVGGRTVGALPRGPRQNSRLGLPLLLMPEEARLLAEIGAVTLVSAPRPDPCHHDLALASFKRQQDQSFQEQSTLATEARETRRQELLEKIAEGQAAKKQKLEQDSGTSQETCGSRAAGENEARDCQASGEQEETAPSSSQPGPSNGVAPLPRSALLVQLATARPRPVKAKPLDWRVQSKDWPHAGRPAHELRYSIYKDLWERGFFLSAAGKFGGDFLVYPGDPLRFHAHYIAQCWAPGDPIPLQDLVSAGRLGTSVRKTLLLCSPQPDGKVVYTSLQWASLQ from the exons ATGCTGGTGGTAGAGGTGGCGAATGGCCGCTCCCTGGTGTGGGGGGCAGAGGCGGTGCAGGCGCTGCGGGAGCGCTTGGGCGTGGGGGGCCGCACCGTGGGAGCCTTGCCCCGCGGGCCCCGCCAGAACTCGCGCCTGGGCCTCCCGCTGCTGCTGATGCCCGAAGAGGCGCGGCTCCTGGCTGAGATCGGCGCCGTGACCCTAGTCAGCGCCCCGCGCCCGGATCCCTGTCACCACGACCTG GCCCTGGCTTCCTTCAAGCGCCAGCAAGATCAGAGCTTCCAGGAGCAAAGCACCTTGGCAACTGAGGCCCGCGAGACCCGTCGTCAGGAGCTTCTAGAAAAGATTGCAGAAGGCCAGGCTGCCAAGAAGCAGAAGCTAGAACAGGATTCAGGGACCAGCCAGGAGACTTGTGGGAGCCGAGCTGCTGGAGAGAATGAAGCCCGTGATTGCCAGGCTTCTGGAGAGCAGGAAGAAACAG ccccctcctcttcCCAACCAGGGCCTTCAAATGGGGTGGCTCCCTTGCCCAGATCTGCCCTGCTTGTCCAGCTGGCCACTGCCAGGCCTCGACCCGTCAAGGCTAAGCCCCTGGACTGGCGTGTCCAGTCCAAAGACTGGCCCCATGCTGGCCGTCCTGCCCATGAGCTGCGCTACAGCATCTACAAAGACCTGTGGGAGCGAGGCTTCTTCCTCAGTGCCGCTGGCAAGTTCGGGGGTGACTTCCTGGTCTATCCCG gtGACCCGCTTCGTTTCCATGCCCACTATATCGCTCAGTGCTGGGCCCCTGGGGACCCCATCCCACTCCAGGACCTGGTCTCTGCCGGCCGCCTGGGAACGAGCGTTAGGAAGACCTTGCTTCTCTGTTCTCCACAGCCTGATGGTAAGGTGGTCTATACCTCCCTGCAGTGGGCCAGCTTGCAGTGA